Genomic DNA from Leptotrichia wadei:
GAGAAGTCATTAATGATGAAATTTCTAATAGATTGAAAGGGATTTTTGAAAAAATATGTCCGAAGTATAACATTGTTCTTAAAGAATGGGAACATGATGTTGATCATATTCATATGTTGATTAATGCTATGCCTAATACTGAACTTTCTAAGTTTGTAAATACTTACAAAAGTGCTTCCAGCAGGTTGATAAAAAAAGAATTTCCTGAAATAAGGGGAAGATTGTGGAAAGAATATTTTTGGAGTAGAAGTTACTTAGTTGTAAGTGTTGGAGGTGCACCGTTAGAGA
This window encodes:
- the tnpA gene encoding IS200/IS605 family transposase, which gives rise to MSYNSNYHSVFDINYHMIFCIKYRREVINDEISNRLKGIFEKICPKYNIVLKEWEHDVDHIHMLINAMPNTELSKFVNTYKSASSRLIKKEFPEIRGRLWKEYFWSRSYLVVSVGGAPLEIIKKYIQNQKEV